One Acetomicrobium sp. S15 = DSM 107314 DNA window includes the following coding sequences:
- a CDS encoding AIR synthase family protein — MNAKRGRVGKLPPPVLERLVLGLRGFERREVMIGPSVGEDAAVIGWPAGRFLLAASDPIVGAKAGAGRLLVHVNANDIAAKGGEPAYFLATLIFPSYGDEGDIALLMKEMDEACREIGVAIVGGHTEFGMGYEKPVIVGTMLGQGRRVLRAESIRPRDVIIVTKHVGLEGMTILASDRPDLLKEILSDEEMAEALRWKEGLSVLPESRLLRDVARFMHDPTEGGFQGALQEVLRTARLAAEIDSDAVPVHPITAKVASLLGFDPLRLISSGALLAVLPPECADEAIASLRAQGIEVSAVGCVTDEAYVEEEPAQEELWRLLELPGGERA; from the coding sequence AGCTGCCGCCTCCGGTCTTGGAGAGATTGGTGTTGGGGTTGCGGGGTTTTGAGAGGCGAGAGGTGATGATCGGTCCCTCTGTAGGCGAGGACGCGGCCGTCATAGGCTGGCCGGCTGGGAGGTTTTTGCTGGCGGCATCCGATCCGATCGTAGGGGCTAAGGCCGGGGCCGGCAGGCTTTTAGTGCACGTGAACGCCAACGACATCGCTGCCAAAGGGGGAGAGCCGGCATATTTTCTGGCCACGTTGATATTCCCATCCTATGGCGACGAGGGCGATATCGCGCTTCTCATGAAAGAGATGGATGAAGCGTGCCGCGAGATCGGCGTGGCCATAGTCGGTGGACATACAGAGTTCGGCATGGGGTACGAAAAACCGGTGATCGTGGGTACCATGTTGGGCCAAGGCAGAAGAGTCCTCAGGGCGGAGTCGATAAGGCCTCGCGACGTCATCATCGTCACCAAGCACGTTGGCCTCGAGGGTATGACGATATTGGCGAGCGACAGGCCCGATCTTTTAAAGGAGATCTTGAGCGACGAAGAGATGGCAGAGGCGTTGCGCTGGAAGGAAGGGCTTTCAGTCCTTCCTGAATCACGTCTCTTGAGGGACGTGGCGCGCTTCATGCACGATCCTACAGAGGGGGGCTTTCAGGGCGCCCTTCAGGAGGTGCTGCGCACCGCTCGCCTCGCCGCCGAAATAGACAGCGATGCTGTGCCGGTTCATCCTATAACGGCTAAGGTCGCATCCCTCCTCGGCTTCGATCCGTTGCGCCTTATATCTTCCGGGGCGCTCCTTGCGGTCTTGCCGCCGGAGTGCGCTGACGAGGCGATAGCGAGCCTGCGGGCGCAGGGGATAGAGGTGTCCGCCGTCGGCTGCGTTACAGATGAGGCATATGTGGAGGAAGAGCCGGCACAGGAGGAGCTGTGGCGGCTGCTCGAGCTTCCTGGCGGTGAAAGAGCGTGA